The Euphorbia lathyris chromosome 3, ddEupLath1.1, whole genome shotgun sequence genome contains a region encoding:
- the LOC136223048 gene encoding probable disease resistance protein At1g12290, whose translation MSTVGLESTMMEVWRSVVHLRTAIIGVYGIGGVGKTTLLKQIYTKLTTPPLYFDTVIWVTVSQNLSVETVQDDIWKRIGVLNVEWVDKSFEEKAKAIFEVLSKKKLVLLLDDLGEELNLTEVGVPDPDPKDNKCKVIFTTRSEDVCHGMGAQTIEMVALQWEHAWELFKNKVGEDRLSDPKILDLAKTIASTCKGLPMLLCTVGRAMASMTTYDEWLGAIRGLQFQVADEGGKEYVFTLLQLCFDCLDSEVRSCLLYYCFFPEDFTILKNELIDFWICERLLGHYHIQENVLNMGYKTVDALIGASLLEEEQVYYVKLLDLVRDFGAERFLDDHVLEIASCRTVGRVLAMRTSIRNLRYYVPSNLFITFLLSHNPFIMLKAEFRPDHVSSQNENESTSTSTSGSGRGSGRLLARKLASSISKFAMRRKKKSTYKIEEAFNQSMTTISTQVIENLHQFIDSLTVLDLSNSGVEKVPREIAELVSLEYLNLSRTWIDHLPIEIKNLVKLKCLNLEYNDQLRVISKRLIFELSSLQVLKLFRCGYSVEEIEDNILSLTHMDIDSLFCLEHLKVLSITITCALALQKLLRNHKYLSCTQSLSLEVFWGCKSLDISPLQAMDNLLILEIHQFEGLNELNCYPHHFELERGRSFEKLREISLDKCSSLVEVTWLILVPNLAILKVQNCEEMEEVISSRRMGENRNEDKWEPFAKLEILRLENLPALKSIYWKTLAFQNLKKMEVIDCSVLKKLPLDSHSATANTNELLVIEAQEDWWENIEWEDDESRDTFLPCFKPTF comes from the coding sequence ATGTCAACAGTGGGATTGGAATCCACGATGATGGAGGTTTGGAGATCAGTGGTACACTTAAGAACGGCGATAATTGGCGTTTACGGTATAGGTGGAGTTGGTAAGACAACCCTTCTCAAACAAATCTACACCAAATTAACCACTCCACCCCTTTATTTTGATACTGTGATTTGGGTCACTGTGTCCCAAAATTTGTCAGTGGAGACAGTTCAGGATGACATCTGGAAAAGAATAGGTGTTTTGAATGTTGAATGGGTCGACAAAAGCTTTGAAGAAAAAGCCAAAGCCATTTTTGAGGTCTTGTCCAAAAAGAAGCTGGTGCTGCTTTTAGATGATCTAGGAGAGGAACTCAACCTTACAGAAGTTGGAGTTCCTGATCCCGATCCGAAAGATAACAAGTGCAAGGTAATATTCACAACTCGTTCTGAGGACGTTTGCCACGGAATGGGAGCTCAGACTATAGAAATGGTAGCTCTGCAGTGGGAACATGCCTGGGAGTTGTTCAAGAATAAGGTTGGGGAAGATCGACTTAGCGATCCAAAGATTCTGGATCTGGCTAAAACCATTGCAAGCACATGTAAAGGTCTGCCGATGTTGCTGTGTACTGTTGGTCGTGCCATGGCCAGCATGACAACATACGATGAATGGTTGGGTGCTATTAGGGGGTTACAATTTCAAGTGGCTGATGAAGGCGGCAAAGAGTACGTATTTACCTTGTTACAATTATGTTTTGATTGTTTGGATAGTGAGGTTAGGTCCTGTTTGTTATACTATTGCTTTTTCCCGGAGGACTTCACCATCCTTAAAAATGAGTTGATCGATTTTTGGATTTGCGAACGACTTTTAGGTCATTATCATATTCAGGAAAATGTTCTGAATATGGGATATAAGACTGTAGATGCACTCATTGGAGCTTCTTTATTGGAAGAAGAACAAGTCTATTATGTCAAATTGCTTGATTTGGTCCGTGACTTTGGTGCAGAACGGTTTTTGGATGATCATGTTCTTGAGATAGCAAGTTGCAGGACAGTGGGACGGGTTTTAGCAATGAGAACTTCTATCCGGAATCTGAGATATTATGTTCCAAGTAATTTGTTTATTACCTTTTTACTCAGTCACAATCCTTTTATCATGCTGAAAGCTGAATTTAGACCAGATCATGTGTCCTcacaaaatgaaaatgaaagtaCAAGTACAAGTACAAGTGGAAGTGGAAGGGGAAGTGGAAGGTTGTTGGCCCGAAAGTTAGCATCTTCAATCTCCAAATTTGCaatgagaagaaagaaaaagtcaACATACAAAATAGAAGAAGCTTTTAACCAATCTATGACTACTATAAGTACCCAGGTAATAGAAAACCTTCATCAATTTATAGATTCCCTAACAGTTTTAGATTTATCAAATAGTGGAGTGGAAAAAGTACCGCGGGAAATTGCAGAATTGGTTTCGTTGGAGTATCTTAATTTATCACGCACATGGATAGACCACTTGCCAATTGAGATAAAAAATTTAGTGAAATTGAAGTGTTTGAACTTGGAGTATAATGATCAGTTGCGAGTGATTTCCAAGCGGTTGATATTTGAATTGTCTTCTTTACAAGTTCTGAAACTGTTTCGTTGTGGATATTCTGTGGAGGAAATAGAAGATAACATTTTGTCTCTCACTCATATGGATATAGATTCATTATTCTGTTTGGAACATTTGAAAGTACTGAGCATCACCATAACCTGTGCTCTTGCTCTGCAAAAACTTCTCAGGAATCATAAATATTTGAGTTGTACTCAATCTTTGTCCCTTGAGGTTTTTTGGGGCTGCAAGTCTCTTGATATTTCTCCTTTACAAGCTATGGATAATCTACTGATTCTGGAAATCCATCAATTTGAAGGTTTGAATGAACTGAATTGCTATCCACATCATTTTGAGTTAGAAAGGGGGAGAAGCTTTGAAAAACTTCGAGAAATAAGCTTGGATAAATGCTCAAGTTTGGTAGAGGTAACATGGCTTATTCTGGTTCCTAATCTCGCAATATTGAAAGTACAAAACTGTGAAGAAATGGAAGAGGTAATTAGCAGTAGAAGAATGGGCGAAAATCGTAATGAAGACAAATGGGAGCCATTTGCAAAACTGGAAATTCTTAGATTAGAAAATCTACCAGCATTGAAGAGTATATATTGGAAGACGTTGGCTTTTCAAAATCTGAAGAAAATGGAGGTAATTGATTGTAGTGTGCTTAAAAAACTTCCACTAGACTCTCACAGTGCCACTGCCAATACAAATGAACTACTCGTTATCGAAGCACAAGAAGATTGGTGGGAAAATATTGAATGGGAGGATGATGAGAGCAGAGATACTTTTTTACCTTGTTTTAAACCCactttttga